Proteins from a single region of Catenulispora acidiphila DSM 44928:
- a CDS encoding Clp protease N-terminal domain-containing protein gives MFERFTGEARATVVVAQDSARFLGHRHIGTEHVLLGLLRGTDSVAGSVLAASGITRERVVADIERIEQAGQESDRERAEKDAAALRTIGIDLDAVRAAVEDSFGPGALDGGTPHSEAIQGPWWRRRHAQEQARPCPPRGHIPFTPRAKKVLELSLREALALKHGYIGTEHILLGLVRENQGLGARILRDEGVQLEQLRERVLAELQRAG, from the coding sequence ATGTTCGAACGGTTCACGGGCGAGGCGCGGGCAACGGTGGTGGTCGCCCAGGACTCGGCAAGGTTCCTGGGGCACCGGCACATCGGGACCGAACACGTCCTGCTCGGACTGCTCCGCGGGACCGACAGCGTCGCGGGCAGCGTGCTCGCCGCGTCGGGCATCACCCGCGAGCGGGTCGTCGCCGACATCGAGCGCATCGAGCAGGCCGGCCAGGAATCCGACCGCGAACGCGCCGAGAAGGACGCCGCCGCCCTGCGCACCATCGGCATCGACCTCGACGCGGTACGCGCCGCCGTCGAGGACTCCTTCGGTCCCGGCGCCCTGGACGGCGGCACCCCCCACAGCGAGGCGATCCAGGGTCCGTGGTGGCGCCGCCGCCACGCCCAGGAGCAGGCACGCCCCTGCCCGCCGCGCGGTCACATCCCCTTCACACCGCGCGCGAAGAAGGTCCTGGAGCTGTCACTGCGCGAAGCACTCGCGCTGAAGCACGGCTACATCGGAACCGAACACATCCTGCTCGGACTGGTCCGCGAGAACCAAGGACTCGGCGCCCGAATCCTGCGGGACGAAGGAGTCCAGCTGGAGCAGCTGCGCGAACGCGTGCTCGCCGAACTCCAGCGCGCGGGCTGA
- a CDS encoding RNA polymerase sigma factor sigma-70 region 4 domain-containing protein has product MTEATDLAAAAGSTDPREGLRAVAALGRLLDSLETLQVHHARAKGWSWQEIADELGVSKQAVHKKHAGRTRAASVPASGREM; this is encoded by the coding sequence ATGACCGAAGCAACAGATCTCGCTGCCGCAGCCGGCAGCACCGACCCGCGCGAAGGACTCCGCGCGGTGGCGGCGTTGGGCCGGTTGCTCGATTCCCTGGAGACCCTCCAGGTGCACCACGCCCGCGCGAAGGGCTGGTCGTGGCAGGAGATCGCCGACGAACTCGGCGTGAGCAAACAGGCTGTCCACAAGAAGCACGCCGGGCGGACGCGGGCAGCGTCCGTGCCGGCGTCCGGACGGGAGATGTGA
- a CDS encoding nucleotidyl cyclase domain-containing protein — MGGIVNDLPEYRSVLAVDIEKSSGRGNQALLAIRAALTRCLSEAVERSGIAWDACLVEDLGDGLRVTTPSGTARTSLVHPLIPELAARLREHNRLHAAIGQIRVRMAVHSGDVFVGPQGVPAGSSLIVLARMLDARACRDALAKAPESVPLVLLVSQHFYDETIVHGYVGIEAAEFRRVQVEEKEYAAGAWLYVPQGVSVQEDEAAARAAPASSPGSDDRSSMTVIATDSAKALGVQHGDVHIHHL, encoded by the coding sequence ATGGGGGGAATCGTGAACGACCTGCCCGAATACCGCTCCGTCCTGGCCGTCGACATCGAGAAATCCTCGGGGCGCGGCAACCAGGCTCTGCTGGCGATCCGCGCGGCGCTCACGCGCTGCCTGTCGGAGGCGGTCGAGCGCAGCGGCATCGCCTGGGACGCCTGTCTGGTCGAGGATCTGGGCGACGGACTCCGGGTGACGACGCCGTCCGGCACGGCGCGGACCAGCCTTGTCCATCCCCTGATTCCCGAGCTGGCGGCACGTCTTCGCGAGCACAACCGGCTGCACGCCGCGATCGGGCAGATCCGCGTCCGGATGGCGGTCCACTCCGGCGATGTCTTCGTCGGGCCGCAGGGCGTCCCGGCGGGCAGTTCGCTGATCGTCCTGGCGCGGATGCTCGATGCGCGGGCCTGCCGTGACGCGCTGGCGAAGGCGCCGGAATCCGTGCCGTTGGTGCTGCTGGTCTCGCAGCACTTCTACGACGAGACGATCGTTCACGGCTACGTGGGCATCGAGGCGGCGGAGTTCCGGCGGGTCCAGGTGGAGGAGAAGGAATACGCCGCCGGGGCGTGGCTGTATGTGCCGCAGGGGGTATCGGTGCAGGAGGACGAGGCGGCGGCGCGCGCCGCGCCGGCAAGCAGCCCTGGATCGGACGACCGCTCGTCCATGACCGTCATCGCCACCGACTCCGCCAAGGCGCTCGGCGTGCAGCACGGCGACGTGCACATCCACCACCTCTGA
- a CDS encoding Crp/Fnr family transcriptional regulator, with product MDHLDRSGPDPLRRAQRSAARGTWRWPENSLLGSLPEATRERFLKLGKMVQRQPGTVLIREEDQSTSVLILLDGVVKVTGRTQDQREALLAVRVGGDLVGEFGALDGKPRSATVTTCGTLVLRLVTRTDFLAALNADAVLSQAVSRSVVDKLRVANSRRIDFAGSNAPTRLARVIYDLAMTYGEREGTTLVIRWPLTQPEIASLVGAAEPTVFKALKQLREAGIVNNGYRRIAVRDIDKLRAVAFP from the coding sequence ATGGACCATCTGGACCGCTCGGGCCCGGATCCCCTGCGAAGAGCACAGCGCTCTGCCGCGCGCGGTACTTGGCGCTGGCCGGAGAACAGCCTTTTGGGAAGTCTGCCGGAAGCCACGCGCGAGCGATTCCTGAAGCTGGGCAAGATGGTGCAGCGGCAGCCGGGGACCGTCCTGATCCGCGAGGAGGACCAGTCGACCTCCGTGCTGATCCTGCTCGACGGCGTCGTGAAGGTCACCGGCCGCACGCAGGACCAGCGCGAGGCGCTGCTGGCGGTGCGCGTCGGCGGCGACCTCGTCGGCGAGTTCGGCGCCCTGGACGGCAAACCGCGCTCGGCGACCGTCACCACCTGCGGCACGCTGGTGCTCCGCCTGGTCACCCGCACGGACTTCCTCGCCGCGCTCAACGCCGATGCCGTGCTGTCCCAAGCGGTCAGCCGCTCCGTCGTGGACAAGCTGCGCGTCGCCAACAGCCGCCGCATCGACTTCGCCGGCAGCAACGCGCCGACCCGGCTGGCCCGCGTCATCTACGACTTGGCGATGACCTACGGCGAGCGCGAGGGCACGACCCTCGTCATCCGCTGGCCGCTCACCCAACCAGAGATCGCCTCCCTCGTCGGCGCGGCCGAACCCACGGTTTTCAAGGCGCTCAAACAGTTGCGGGAAGCTGGCATTGTCAACAACGGTTATCGCCGCATCGCAGTACGCGATATCGACAAGCTGCGCGCTGTGGCGTTTCCGTAA
- a CDS encoding tetratricopeptide repeat protein, giving the protein MGVHPVYQQIFRIENGIGIAVMGADLHVYGDGVPLFLLSEWRGAPETDPGFLAEPPSRMLNARFEVVGFTGRESELGELRDWRMSRPRLDVRWLRGPGGAGKSRLAAQISAAAVADGWKVVTAVHGPGAFISSAASQDLRAESANGLLLVVDYAEQWPYTHLMTLLSNRLLFHSQVRTRVLLIARTAEMWPAVAATLTDQQISTSAQVIEPLPEDGEDRSQMFTAARDAFADVYRRGAVTGPSGREIPADLEDLPPPVSLTDPAFGLTLAVHMAALVAVDARINGDRTPRDMAGLTIYLLNREHRHWRLLHGDPDYELNPGERTYRTPPSVMNHAVFAAALTGATDRTAAMAALSRLGLDQNPEQIVGDHAVCYPPPEAELALEPLYPDRLAEDFLALTIPGHQYHAEYPDQTWAPSTTAGLLARGSQARAASWTPRAVIFLAAAAERWPHVGEQCLYPVLLADPALAPDAGAAALSALSGLDDAPIALFEAVEPLLPRRSVELDTGIAAVARRLARKRLAETDDLQAQAWIHSDLAYRLANAGLWDEAKNEGLRAVRLTVDLAKQDPAAHTGLMATTMADYAAHLLAAGQTAEALNASRLAVSALKRLAAKRPGEFDAVLASSLQNLTSVEGRQGRPDPDTAAETVDLYRRLAYDDPATFDRFLADALSNLASTLGGNHRAAQALAVAREGLEVIRRLAAQEPARYEPDLAQALIGISFRAADMGHDEEAERAAAEAVRLLRVHAAANRDVYQPELARALGRLAGALGARGRYQDALVQHREATAVCRELADRLPAVHEPQLALSLHNEGVALSRTGRHAEALERTRESAAVWRRLAAGDADAYSYRLAHALTTLAVHLSEHDQAAEALSVAEEAVAIHERLTASDPEPHRVLLAEALANLSGYLSAVGRREAALDAAERAVEGLRQAAEDVPAVRPALAIALNKLGLRREDVGRQGAAIEALSEAVALYRGLVAAHPGLYEDDLAGVSENLAWLLRT; this is encoded by the coding sequence GTGGGGGTTCACCCGGTGTACCAGCAGATCTTCCGCATCGAGAACGGCATCGGCATCGCGGTCATGGGCGCCGATCTCCACGTCTACGGCGACGGCGTGCCGCTGTTCCTGCTGTCCGAATGGCGCGGCGCGCCCGAGACGGACCCCGGCTTCCTCGCCGAACCGCCGAGCCGGATGCTGAACGCCCGGTTCGAGGTCGTCGGCTTCACCGGACGGGAATCAGAGCTCGGAGAACTGCGGGACTGGCGCATGAGCCGGCCGCGCCTGGACGTGCGCTGGCTGCGCGGACCGGGCGGCGCGGGCAAAAGCCGCCTGGCGGCCCAGATCTCAGCCGCCGCTGTGGCCGACGGCTGGAAGGTGGTGACCGCCGTCCACGGACCCGGCGCGTTCATCTCCAGCGCCGCCAGCCAGGATCTGCGCGCCGAGAGCGCGAACGGTTTGCTCCTGGTCGTCGACTACGCGGAGCAGTGGCCCTACACGCATCTGATGACGCTGCTGTCCAACCGGCTGCTCTTCCACTCCCAAGTCCGCACCAGAGTCCTGTTGATCGCGCGGACCGCCGAGATGTGGCCGGCGGTCGCCGCCACGCTGACCGACCAGCAGATCTCGACGTCGGCGCAGGTGATCGAGCCGCTCCCGGAGGACGGCGAGGACCGGTCGCAGATGTTCACCGCGGCGCGCGACGCCTTCGCCGACGTCTACCGGCGCGGGGCGGTGACCGGGCCCTCCGGTCGCGAGATCCCCGCAGACCTGGAGGACCTTCCCCCGCCGGTCTCGCTGACGGACCCCGCCTTCGGACTGACGCTGGCCGTGCACATGGCGGCGCTGGTCGCCGTCGACGCGCGGATCAACGGCGACCGGACGCCGCGCGACATGGCCGGGCTGACCATCTACCTCCTGAACCGCGAGCACCGTCACTGGCGCCTGCTCCACGGCGACCCCGATTACGAACTCAATCCCGGCGAGCGCACCTACCGGACACCGCCGTCCGTCATGAACCACGCCGTGTTCGCGGCGGCGCTGACCGGCGCGACGGATCGCACGGCGGCGATGGCCGCGCTGTCCCGGCTCGGCCTGGATCAGAACCCTGAGCAGATCGTCGGCGACCATGCCGTCTGCTATCCGCCGCCCGAAGCCGAGCTGGCGCTCGAACCGCTCTACCCGGACCGCCTGGCGGAAGACTTCCTCGCGCTGACCATTCCCGGGCATCAGTACCACGCGGAGTACCCCGACCAGACGTGGGCGCCTTCAACCACCGCCGGCTTGTTGGCGCGCGGATCTCAGGCGAGGGCGGCCTCGTGGACGCCTCGCGCCGTCATCTTCCTCGCAGCCGCCGCAGAGCGCTGGCCGCATGTGGGGGAGCAGTGCCTGTATCCGGTGCTGCTGGCTGATCCGGCGCTCGCGCCCGATGCGGGGGCGGCTGCGCTCAGTGCCCTGTCAGGGCTCGACGATGCACCGATCGCCTTGTTCGAGGCCGTCGAGCCGCTTCTGCCTCGCCGCAGCGTCGAACTCGACACCGGCATCGCCGCGGTGGCACGACGCCTCGCGCGCAAACGGCTCGCCGAGACGGACGATCTCCAGGCGCAGGCGTGGATCCACTCGGACCTCGCCTACCGGCTGGCGAACGCAGGACTCTGGGATGAGGCGAAGAACGAGGGACTGCGCGCCGTCCGGCTCACCGTCGACCTCGCCAAGCAGGATCCCGCCGCACACACCGGTCTGATGGCCACGACGATGGCCGACTACGCCGCGCATCTGCTGGCGGCGGGTCAAACCGCTGAGGCGCTGAACGCCTCGCGCCTCGCGGTGTCCGCGTTGAAGCGTCTCGCCGCGAAGAGACCCGGTGAGTTCGACGCCGTCCTCGCCTCGTCGTTGCAGAACCTCACCAGCGTCGAGGGCCGGCAGGGACGGCCCGATCCCGATACGGCGGCAGAGACCGTGGACCTCTACCGCCGCCTCGCTTACGACGATCCGGCGACGTTCGACCGCTTCCTCGCCGACGCTCTGAGCAACCTCGCCTCCACCCTCGGCGGCAATCACCGCGCGGCTCAGGCGTTGGCGGTCGCGCGCGAAGGGCTCGAGGTCATCCGTCGTCTGGCGGCACAGGAACCAGCGCGATACGAGCCGGACCTCGCGCAAGCCCTGATAGGCATCAGCTTCCGCGCCGCCGACATGGGCCACGACGAGGAAGCCGAGCGTGCTGCTGCCGAGGCGGTGCGGTTGCTCCGCGTCCACGCGGCCGCGAACCGCGACGTTTACCAGCCCGAACTCGCCCGCGCGCTCGGCCGCCTGGCCGGTGCGCTCGGGGCGCGGGGACGGTACCAAGACGCGTTGGTTCAGCATCGCGAGGCCACGGCCGTCTGCCGCGAGTTGGCCGACCGGCTTCCGGCAGTGCACGAACCGCAGCTCGCGCTGTCTCTGCACAACGAGGGCGTCGCCCTTTCCCGGACCGGTCGTCACGCCGAAGCGCTGGAGCGGACCCGCGAGTCCGCCGCAGTGTGGAGGCGGCTCGCCGCAGGAGATGCGGACGCCTACTCCTATCGGCTGGCGCACGCGCTCACCACGTTGGCCGTCCACCTCAGCGAGCACGATCAAGCCGCCGAAGCCCTGTCGGTCGCGGAAGAAGCGGTCGCGATCCACGAGCGGTTGACGGCGTCGGATCCCGAGCCGCATCGCGTGCTACTCGCCGAAGCGCTGGCGAACCTGTCCGGGTATCTGAGCGCCGTCGGACGCAGGGAAGCGGCGCTCGACGCGGCCGAGCGGGCTGTCGAAGGGCTGCGGCAGGCGGCTGAGGACGTTCCGGCGGTCCGTCCCGCGTTGGCGATCGCGCTCAACAAGCTGGGGCTGCGCCGTGAGGACGTAGGACGTCAGGGTGCTGCCATCGAAGCGCTCTCGGAGGCCGTGGCGCTGTACCGCGGTCTCGTCGCGGCTCATCCGGGACTCTACGAGGACGACCTGGCTGGCGTATCGGAGAATCTGGCGTGGCTGCTGCGCACCTAA
- a CDS encoding NPCBM/NEW2 domain-containing protein has product MTDPYDSSGPGGGSPGGPDQEGSGGGVGAMDHVRAAWQTPGGKMLAVIPAVVALILGGAAGAALGGGGGSKKPEIVSAPGPTDFVTVTATGTSSAGSDGSGAGSSGSTTASGTGTPTGTPTGSAASLPSTNPTQIGVVPLADLTPASGPWRSRNASPMLNGALQQFAIIQDLEDANTNGDVGYNLGRYYTKFTGVIGLDDNSPKSTLHPTIEIDGDGLKIATFTPTLGHPAQISLDVTGVLRLDVKYTSLDSDGNDSVAGSLVLGNGQLTTVPGYHPPAPSSS; this is encoded by the coding sequence ATGACCGACCCGTACGACAGCTCCGGTCCCGGCGGGGGCAGCCCCGGCGGACCGGACCAGGAGGGCTCCGGCGGCGGCGTCGGAGCCATGGACCACGTGCGCGCGGCGTGGCAGACGCCGGGCGGCAAGATGCTCGCGGTGATCCCGGCGGTGGTCGCGCTGATCCTCGGCGGCGCGGCCGGCGCCGCGCTGGGCGGCGGTGGCGGGTCGAAGAAGCCGGAGATCGTCTCCGCGCCCGGTCCGACGGATTTCGTCACCGTCACCGCGACGGGGACATCGTCCGCCGGCTCGGACGGATCGGGCGCGGGATCCTCCGGCTCGACCACGGCCAGCGGCACCGGCACGCCGACCGGGACCCCGACGGGATCGGCGGCCAGTCTGCCGAGCACGAATCCCACGCAGATCGGCGTCGTGCCGCTGGCGGACCTGACGCCGGCCAGCGGGCCGTGGCGGTCCCGCAACGCGAGCCCCATGCTCAACGGCGCGCTCCAGCAGTTCGCGATCATCCAGGACCTGGAGGACGCCAACACCAACGGCGACGTGGGATACAACCTCGGTCGCTACTACACGAAGTTCACCGGGGTCATCGGGCTGGACGACAACTCGCCGAAGTCCACGCTGCACCCCACGATCGAGATCGACGGCGACGGGCTGAAGATCGCCACGTTCACGCCGACGCTGGGCCATCCGGCGCAGATCAGCCTCGACGTGACCGGGGTGCTGCGGCTGGACGTCAAGTACACCAGCCTCGACAGCGACGGCAACGACAGCGTCGCGGGCTCGCTCGTCCTCGGCAACGGCCAGCTGACGACGGTCCCCGGCTACCACCCGCCGGCGCCGAGCTCGTCCTGA
- a CDS encoding DUF898 family protein, whose translation MAREGESFRFDGGAATFWGTALLAGFITVFTLGVCYPFGVVLMQRWQAKHSFIDGRRLVFTGSAWGLFGNWIKWWFFCLITLGIYGFWVIPRLTQWKWQNTAFDPAAQPAPYVQ comes from the coding sequence ATGGCACGCGAAGGCGAAAGCTTCCGGTTCGACGGAGGCGCGGCGACGTTCTGGGGCACCGCGCTGCTGGCGGGGTTCATCACGGTGTTCACGCTCGGCGTCTGCTACCCGTTCGGGGTGGTGCTGATGCAGCGCTGGCAGGCCAAGCACTCCTTCATCGACGGCCGGCGGCTGGTGTTCACCGGCTCGGCCTGGGGGTTGTTCGGCAACTGGATCAAGTGGTGGTTCTTCTGCCTCATCACGCTGGGGATCTACGGGTTCTGGGTGATTCCGCGGCTGACGCAGTGGAAGTGGCAGAACACCGCGTTCGACCCGGCGGCGCAGCCGGCACCGTACGTCCAGTGA
- a CDS encoding ROK family transcriptional regulator, protein MTSRAQKTTRDLRWHNRADLLTRLYLGEATNRNDLARASGLSAATISNVVSDLIGDGLVGENGSQSSAGGRPRSLLRVLPAFGHVVGIDIGETEIRVGLFDWTLHPVAEEARPVDIPRVPPQQVADQVLSEIAAVTARAGIAVDDLLGVGIGVPGAGGSVIHAPTLGWSAVPLAGLLRDRLGFTPDIDNGAMALGQAEAWRGAARGAERAVALLLGTGAGGALSLAAGPGGRARSFTMEWGHTVVDLEGPHCRCGARGCLETYIGAEAILARYAATPGSTPLAEDGVEAQLSELVARASQHHESAALEVLDATATYLGVGISNLINLVAPDRVIISGWAGALLCDAALLPAVRRVVRRHALPYLQEFTRIEPGELGPSATALGAATLPVARLLADGGRREER, encoded by the coding sequence GTGACCTCCCGCGCCCAGAAAACGACTCGTGACCTGCGGTGGCACAACCGCGCCGATCTGCTGACACGGCTGTACCTGGGCGAGGCAACAAATCGCAACGATCTGGCCCGGGCGTCCGGACTCAGCGCGGCGACGATCAGCAACGTCGTCTCGGATCTGATCGGCGACGGACTCGTCGGCGAGAACGGCTCGCAGAGCTCGGCCGGCGGCCGTCCGCGCTCGCTGCTGCGCGTCCTGCCAGCGTTCGGTCACGTCGTCGGCATCGACATCGGCGAGACCGAGATCCGGGTCGGGCTCTTCGACTGGACCCTGCATCCGGTCGCCGAAGAGGCGCGGCCCGTGGACATCCCGCGCGTCCCGCCGCAGCAGGTCGCCGACCAGGTTCTGTCCGAGATAGCAGCGGTCACCGCACGCGCCGGGATCGCTGTGGACGACCTGCTCGGCGTCGGCATCGGCGTGCCCGGCGCCGGCGGATCGGTGATCCACGCGCCCACGCTCGGTTGGTCCGCGGTCCCGCTCGCCGGTCTGCTCCGCGACCGCCTCGGCTTCACCCCCGACATCGACAACGGCGCCATGGCGCTCGGTCAAGCCGAAGCCTGGCGCGGAGCCGCACGAGGCGCCGAACGTGCGGTGGCCCTCCTGCTCGGTACCGGCGCCGGCGGAGCGCTCTCGCTCGCCGCCGGTCCCGGCGGCCGAGCGCGCAGCTTCACCATGGAGTGGGGACACACGGTCGTCGACCTCGAAGGTCCCCACTGCCGCTGCGGAGCACGCGGCTGCCTGGAGACCTACATCGGCGCCGAGGCGATCCTCGCGCGCTACGCCGCGACGCCGGGCAGCACTCCGCTGGCCGAAGACGGCGTCGAAGCCCAGCTGTCCGAACTCGTCGCCCGCGCCTCCCAGCACCACGAATCCGCGGCGCTCGAGGTTCTGGACGCCACGGCGACCTACCTCGGCGTGGGAATCAGCAACCTGATTAACCTCGTCGCCCCGGACCGGGTGATCATCTCCGGCTGGGCCGGCGCGTTGCTCTGCGACGCGGCCCTGCTTCCCGCCGTCCGGCGCGTCGTGCGCCGGCACGCCCTGCCCTACCTGCAGGAATTCACGCGCATCGAGCCGGGCGAACTCGGTCCCTCGGCGACGGCACTCGGAGCGGCGACGCTTCCGGTCGCGCGGCTGCTGGCCGACGGCGGCCGACGCGAGGAGCGCTGA
- a CDS encoding ricin-type beta-trefoil lectin domain protein yields the protein MPKSFQGSTARRRIRLVIRAVSAAALAMSGFALADVPAHAANESVNVWLTSTNDSAGRNVTRGLQQQAAVSFASGSGSGGQVVTVNENTHYQQFTGAGASFTDTAAYLMNSSGALSASTRNTLMTNLFSPTSGIGLDFLRNPLGASDLARYSYTFDDMPAGQTDPSLAKFSIAHDLVDVLPLTKQAQQLNPGLKVMASPWTAPPWMKDSGAYSQGYLQSQYYAAYAQYFVKYIQAYQAQGVPINYVSVQNEPTCCSGYPSMQWNGSGLDYFTANDLLPAFHSAGLSTKVLALDWNPDSYASYGAPTVDDATVRNDPNFGGIAWHGYEGSVTTQTDIHNQYPNVDAYDTEHSGGTWIGNQQQEDMNNIIDYTRNWGKSVVKWSLAVDQNMGPHNGGCGTCTGLVTVHNGDSRSGQVDYNIEYYDMGQLTKFVKPGAYRIDSTANSSVPNVAWQNPDGSKALVAYNESGSTQTLTVNWGNEHFSYSLPAQTSATFTWNGTQGTGGGTGTPTGQISGYGGKCVDVAGANPANGTAVQLYDCNGTGAQQWTVASNGSLQSLGKCMDVTSAGTTNGTKVQLYDCNGTAAQHWTHQANGELVNAGSGRCLDATGPSSANGTRLQIWDCTDAANQQWNLPS from the coding sequence ATGCCCAAATCGTTCCAAGGCTCCACCGCGAGACGCCGGATCCGACTCGTGATCCGGGCGGTCTCGGCGGCGGCGCTCGCCATGTCCGGCTTCGCGCTCGCCGACGTCCCCGCGCACGCCGCGAACGAGTCGGTCAACGTCTGGCTGACCAGCACCAACGACTCCGCCGGCCGGAACGTCACCCGCGGTCTGCAACAGCAGGCGGCGGTCTCCTTCGCCTCCGGCTCCGGCAGCGGCGGCCAGGTGGTCACCGTCAACGAGAACACGCACTACCAGCAGTTCACCGGGGCCGGCGCGTCGTTCACGGACACCGCGGCGTATCTGATGAACAGCAGCGGCGCGCTCAGCGCGTCGACTCGCAATACCCTGATGACCAACCTGTTCAGCCCCACGTCCGGGATCGGTCTGGACTTCCTGCGCAACCCGCTGGGCGCCTCGGACCTCGCGCGCTACAGCTACACCTTCGACGACATGCCCGCCGGGCAGACCGACCCGAGCCTGGCGAAGTTCTCGATCGCCCACGACCTGGTCGACGTGCTGCCGCTGACCAAGCAGGCGCAGCAGCTCAACCCGGGTCTGAAGGTCATGGCCTCGCCGTGGACCGCCCCACCGTGGATGAAGGACAGCGGCGCGTACAGCCAGGGCTACCTCCAGTCGCAGTACTACGCCGCCTACGCGCAGTACTTCGTGAAGTACATCCAGGCCTACCAAGCGCAGGGCGTGCCGATCAACTACGTGTCGGTCCAGAACGAGCCCACCTGCTGCTCGGGGTATCCCTCGATGCAGTGGAACGGATCGGGCCTGGACTACTTCACGGCGAACGACCTGCTTCCGGCGTTCCACTCCGCGGGTCTGTCGACGAAGGTCCTGGCGCTTGACTGGAACCCGGACAGCTACGCCTCGTACGGCGCCCCCACCGTCGACGACGCGACCGTCCGCAACGACCCGAACTTCGGCGGCATCGCCTGGCACGGGTACGAGGGCAGCGTCACCACCCAGACGGACATCCACAACCAGTACCCGAACGTGGACGCCTACGACACCGAGCACTCCGGCGGCACCTGGATCGGCAACCAGCAGCAGGAGGACATGAACAACATCATCGACTACACCCGCAACTGGGGTAAGTCGGTGGTGAAGTGGTCCCTGGCGGTGGACCAGAACATGGGCCCGCACAACGGCGGCTGCGGCACTTGCACCGGCCTGGTCACGGTCCACAACGGCGACTCGCGCTCCGGCCAGGTCGACTACAACATCGAGTACTACGACATGGGCCAGCTCACCAAGTTCGTGAAGCCCGGCGCCTACCGCATCGACTCCACGGCGAACTCGAGCGTCCCGAACGTCGCCTGGCAGAACCCGGACGGGTCCAAGGCGCTGGTCGCGTACAACGAGTCCGGCAGCACCCAGACGCTGACGGTGAACTGGGGCAACGAGCACTTCAGCTACTCCCTGCCGGCGCAGACCTCCGCGACGTTCACCTGGAACGGCACGCAGGGCACCGGCGGCGGCACCGGCACCCCGACCGGCCAGATCAGCGGCTACGGCGGCAAGTGCGTCGACGTCGCGGGCGCCAACCCGGCGAACGGCACCGCGGTCCAGCTCTACGACTGCAACGGCACCGGTGCGCAGCAGTGGACGGTCGCCTCGAACGGCTCGCTGCAGTCCCTCGGGAAGTGCATGGACGTGACAAGCGCGGGGACGACGAACGGAACGAAGGTGCAGCTCTACGACTGCAACGGAACCGCGGCGCAGCACTGGACGCACCAAGCCAACGGAGAGTTGGTGAACGCCGGCTCCGGACGCTGCCTGGACGCCACGGGCCCGAGCTCGGCGAACGGCACCCGGCTGCAGATCTGGGACTGCACGGACGCCGCGAACCAACAATGGAACCTACCGTCGTGA